The following proteins are co-located in the Triticum aestivum cultivar Chinese Spring chromosome 1A, IWGSC CS RefSeq v2.1, whole genome shotgun sequence genome:
- the LOC123067741 gene encoding U-box domain-containing protein 25, with protein MSRGAHREMPAAGGGGGVGTKLKATPRALFSCGIFSTCTHPALSPTATPNNNAAAGNGGVKGGGGGGSATPGGDASPALVEAVAASAVPSPVQWHRQKQVVHGGNANGSNGAGPSSFSSSSSSSASQSFTQWRLPVHHPQQAASSASAAGAGAASHAVAGSTEEKFAAGDVVAALRAVEREMEATETSKTVPAAVVAAVVAAVREPATARLAAKVLLVMLLEEGNREAAVEAGAASAGVEAVAASGPAGATAERALAALELLCTAAGGAAAVRREALAAPVLARAVEGMSGRGRECAIGVLAAIYGGEEAAGASPPPPEVVKAVVGAMQGECSARGRRKGAQLLRALQEGGRLGLAWDGVGGS; from the coding sequence ATGAGCCGCGGCGCGCACCGGGAGATGCCGGCCGCGGGCGGGGGCGGGGGAGTGGGGACGAAGCTCAAGGCGACGCCCCGGGCGCTCTTTTCGTGTGGCATCTTCAGCACCTGCACGCACCCGGCGCTCAGCCCCACGGCCACGCCCAACAACAATGCCGCGGCGGGGAATGGTGGGGTGaagggtggcggtggtggtgggtcGGCCACGCCGGGCGGCGACGCGTCACCGGCGCTCGTGGAGGCGGTTGCGGCCTCGGCGGTGCCGTCGCCGGTGCAGTGGCATCGTCAGAAGCAGGTGGTGCACGGGGGTAATGCTAACGGCAGCAACGGTGCCGGGCCGTCGTCGTTTTCCTCGTCCTCGTCGAGCTCCGCGTCGCAGAGCTTCACGCAGTGGCGGCTGCCGGTGCACCACCCGCAGCAGGCGGCCTCGTCGGCGTCCGCGGCGGGGGCAGGAGCGGCCAGCCACGCGGTGGCGGGCAGCACGGAGGAGAAGTTCGCGGCGGGGGATGTGGTGGCGGCGCTGCGTGCGGTGGAGcgggagatggaggccaccgaaaCTTCAAAGACGGTGCCGGCTGCCGTTGTTGCCGCGGTGGTGGCCGCGGTGCGGGAGCCGGCGACGGCGAGGCTGGCGGCGAAGGTGCTGCTGGTGATGCTCCTGGAGGAGGGGaaccgggaggcggcggtggaggccggcGCGGCGTCGGCAGgcgtggaggcggtggcggcgtcGGGCCCCGCGGGCGCCACGGCGGAGCGCGCGCTGGCAGCACTCGAGCTGCTCTGCACGGCGGCCGGGGGCGCCGCAgccgtgcgcagggaggccctggCGGCGCCCGTGCTGGCGCGCGCCGTGGAGGGCATGTCCGGGCGCGGGCGCGAGTGCGCCATCGGCGTGCTGGCGGCCATctacggcggcgaggaggcggccggcgcgtccccgccgccgccggaggtggTGAAGGCGGTGGTGGGCGCGATGCAGGGCGAGTGCAGCGCGCGCGGGCGGCGCAAGGGCGCCCAGCTCCTCCGCGCGCTCCAGGAGGGCGGCCGCCTCGGGCTCGCCTGGGACGGCGTCGGCGGCTCCTGA